A stretch of Bacillus spongiae DNA encodes these proteins:
- a CDS encoding amino acid adenylation domain-containing protein, translating to MNIVKKFCLTVEKFENDIAIKTTNESLTYKELDIESDKVAYYLHKNGLKKGEFVSIYLQRSVDTVISILGILKAGGVYVPLDPKHPKERNTYIIEDTNSPFILTDSKYKKELANMKLSSEIICIESLKEFTKISLDISPDDTAYVIYTSGTTGNPKGALIHHKGVINLVDWVYNTWKIENDDVVLQFATYSFDASVIDTFSSLLKGSTLFIISDEERVSEENFIKVINTENITIIPALPNVLFSRVVNYSKDNNINKLGKVKALGVGGELLTFDLFKNFRECFGGTIRFFNLYGPTESTVVCSAYETPSKVDNNENIFSVPIGKEISETKLYIVNEEGNLCEKGEIGELWIASVGLSQGYLNNKKKTKEVFIKNPFDNIFGGKVYKSGDLVKYKEDGNIEFIDRKDTQVKIRGHRIEIGEIESKLNMLEEIHNSIVVVEENENDKILKAFYTSKEYIDKKDIIKYLKEKIPSYMIPSKLSMIDKIPFTPTGKVDRKLLALKEAEKIILTDEIIHPRNEVEKNIVNAWKEVLKVDNIGIKEDFFEIGGHSLKIIEVLAQLKRKYRNLSISDFFELRTVEKLAIKAYQNNFELEKEIKENEFKYLKEYPILKVKENLKEDVNSVLLTGATGFLGSHILKKLVDNNIKIYLLVRGRNPKSRIESILKEYFGLFPIDTIQIINGDLTDKYLGMTENEFNELAGNINAIIHCAADVRHFGDRNHFEKINVLGTKNIIELLDKNQNIVFHHISTIGISQDLLSEGKWDKLEKNIESINNLTLDNIYTDTKLKAEKIVLDKINEGKNAFIYRMGNLTGRSDDGKFQKNIESNAFYRMMKLMILLKKAPKVNWLVDVTPVDFASDIVMKGVMKKIHTHRVYNVSHPNPIHFESLVDLFNEVGFEIDLIDKMSYEEYALNNKLTKEAKDLLVSQLDGDGAIDSRAVFDSSKTMRELNIAVKDVPIINKELIDKLLSEAERVGFIDYRMVLVR from the coding sequence ATGAATATTGTAAAGAAGTTTTGCTTGACAGTAGAAAAATTCGAAAACGATATTGCCATAAAAACGACCAATGAGAGTTTAACCTATAAAGAGCTTGATATAGAATCTGATAAAGTAGCCTATTATTTACATAAAAACGGACTGAAAAAAGGAGAATTTGTAAGTATATACTTACAAAGAAGTGTTGATACAGTTATTTCCATTTTAGGTATTCTGAAAGCAGGAGGAGTATATGTTCCTTTAGATCCTAAACACCCAAAAGAAAGAAACACTTATATTATTGAGGATACAAATTCACCTTTTATCCTCACTGATAGTAAATATAAAAAAGAGTTAGCTAACATGAAATTATCTAGTGAAATCATTTGTATAGAAAGTTTAAAAGAGTTTACAAAAATCAGTTTAGATATTAGTCCTGATGATACTGCTTATGTGATTTATACTTCAGGAACAACCGGAAATCCAAAAGGAGCTTTAATTCATCATAAAGGAGTTATTAATTTAGTTGATTGGGTGTATAACACTTGGAAGATAGAAAATGATGATGTAGTTTTGCAATTTGCTACGTATAGCTTTGATGCTTCTGTAATAGATACATTTTCTTCCTTGTTAAAAGGTTCAACACTATTTATCATTTCCGATGAAGAGAGGGTATCTGAAGAGAACTTTATTAAAGTAATCAATACGGAAAACATCACCATTATTCCTGCATTACCTAATGTACTTTTTAGTAGAGTGGTTAATTATTCAAAAGATAATAATATTAATAAATTAGGTAAAGTTAAAGCTCTAGGTGTAGGAGGAGAACTACTGACATTTGACCTTTTTAAAAATTTTAGAGAATGTTTTGGAGGTACTATCAGATTTTTTAATTTGTATGGCCCTACAGAATCCACCGTTGTTTGTTCTGCATACGAAACTCCTAGTAAGGTTGATAATAATGAAAATATTTTCAGTGTTCCTATCGGAAAGGAAATCAGTGAAACGAAGCTATATATTGTGAATGAGGAAGGGAATCTATGTGAGAAAGGTGAAATAGGCGAGTTATGGATAGCATCTGTAGGCTTATCTCAAGGATATTTAAATAATAAAAAGAAAACAAAAGAAGTATTTATTAAAAATCCTTTTGACAATATTTTTGGAGGTAAGGTTTATAAATCAGGTGATTTAGTAAAGTATAAAGAAGATGGAAACATAGAATTTATAGATAGAAAAGATACTCAAGTAAAGATTAGGGGTCATCGAATAGAGATTGGTGAAATTGAAAGTAAACTTAATATGTTAGAAGAAATTCATAACTCTATCGTCGTAGTAGAAGAAAATGAAAATGACAAGATCCTGAAAGCTTTTTATACATCTAAAGAATATATTGATAAAAAAGACATCATAAAATATTTAAAAGAAAAAATACCTAGTTATATGATTCCAAGTAAACTTAGTATGATTGATAAAATCCCTTTTACTCCTACTGGAAAAGTAGATAGAAAACTATTAGCCTTAAAGGAAGCTGAAAAGATTATTCTTACAGATGAAATAATACATCCAAGAAATGAAGTAGAAAAAAATATAGTAAATGCATGGAAAGAAGTATTAAAAGTAGATAATATAGGAATAAAAGAAGACTTTTTTGAAATAGGTGGACATTCTTTAAAAATCATAGAAGTATTAGCACAATTAAAAAGGAAATACAGAAATTTATCTATTAGTGATTTTTTTGAATTACGAACAGTTGAAAAATTAGCCATTAAAGCATACCAAAATAATTTTGAATTAGAAAAAGAAATAAAAGAAAATGAATTTAAATATTTAAAAGAATATCCAATCTTAAAGGTAAAAGAGAATCTAAAAGAAGATGTAAACTCGGTGTTATTAACAGGAGCAACAGGTTTTTTGGGTAGTCATATTTTAAAGAAATTAGTTGATAATAATATTAAAATCTATTTATTAGTAAGAGGGAGAAATCCAAAATCAAGAATAGAAAGCATCTTAAAAGAATACTTTGGATTATTTCCAATTGATACTATTCAGATCATTAATGGAGATCTAACAGATAAATATTTAGGTATGACGGAAAATGAGTTTAATGAGCTAGCTGGCAATATTAATGCCATAATCCATTGTGCAGCCGATGTAAGGCATTTTGGAGATAGAAATCACTTTGAAAAAATAAATGTATTAGGTACAAAAAATATTATTGAACTATTAGATAAAAACCAAAATATCGTATTTCATCATATTTCTACGATTGGTATATCTCAAGATTTATTAAGTGAAGGAAAATGGGATAAGTTAGAAAAGAATATTGAAAGTATAAATAATTTAACACTAGATAATATTTATACAGATACAAAATTAAAGGCAGAAAAAATAGTATTAGATAAAATTAATGAAGGAAAAAATGCATTTATCTATAGAATGGGTAATCTAACTGGAAGGTCTGACGATGGGAAATTTCAAAAAAATATTGAAAGCAATGCTTTTTATAGAATGATGAAATTAATGATTTTGTTGAAAAAAGCTCCAAAAGTTAACTGGTTGGTTGATGTAACACCAGTAGATTTTGCTAGTGATATCGTTATGAAAGGAGTTATGAAAAAAATACATACCCACCGAGTATATAATGTATCTCACCCTAATCCTATTCATTTTGAAAGCCTTGTCGATTTATTTAATGAGGTAGGGTTTGAAATAGATTTAATTGACAAAATGTCTTACGAAGAATATGCATTGAATAATAAACTTACTAAAGAAGCTAAAGATTTATTAGTAAGCCAATTAGATGGTGATGGTGCTATAGATTCACGTGCAGTATTTGACAGTTCAAAAACAATGAGAGAATTAAATATAGCGGTTAAAGACGTACCTATAATAAATAAAGAATTAATAGATAAGCTCTTAAGTGAAGCCGAAAGAGTTGGATTTATTGATTATAGAATGGTTTTAGTGAGATAG
- a CDS encoding L-lactate dehydrogenase, which translates to MINKNKIALIGTGFVGSSYAFAMLNQGIAQEMVLIDLNKEKADGDARDLSHGLAFSSPMKIYAGTYKDCADADLVVITAGANQQPGETRLDLVEKNIKIFQSIVTEVMESGFNGIFLIATNPVDILTYATWKFSGLPKERVIGSGTLLDTARLRYLLGDYFDVDTRNVHAYIMGEHGDTEFPVWSHARIGVSPLTEQVDATSEELMKDLDDIFINVRDAAYHIIEKKGATYYGIAMGLVRITKAIFNNENCILTVSALLEGQYDEDDLYIGVPAILNREGIQKVIELPLEEEEMKKFKHSAKVLKNVISQSF; encoded by the coding sequence ATGATTAATAAAAATAAGATAGCGTTAATTGGAACTGGTTTTGTAGGCTCAAGTTATGCATTTGCAATGTTAAACCAAGGAATTGCTCAAGAGATGGTTCTCATTGATTTAAATAAAGAAAAAGCTGATGGAGATGCTAGAGATTTGAGTCACGGCCTTGCCTTTTCATCTCCAATGAAGATCTATGCAGGAACATACAAAGATTGTGCTGATGCGGATCTAGTAGTTATCACAGCTGGAGCAAATCAACAGCCTGGTGAAACTCGGTTAGACTTAGTTGAAAAAAACATTAAAATCTTTCAGTCTATTGTTACAGAAGTGATGGAAAGTGGATTTAACGGCATCTTTTTAATAGCCACAAACCCAGTGGATATTCTTACTTATGCAACATGGAAATTTTCTGGCCTTCCAAAAGAAAGAGTCATTGGATCTGGTACACTCTTAGATACAGCTAGACTTCGATATTTATTAGGTGACTACTTTGATGTCGACACTCGAAATGTTCATGCGTATATTATGGGTGAACATGGTGATACAGAATTTCCTGTTTGGAGTCATGCGCGAATAGGCGTTAGTCCACTTACTGAACAAGTCGATGCTACTTCTGAAGAATTAATGAAGGACTTAGATGACATCTTCATCAACGTACGAGATGCTGCCTACCACATAATTGAGAAAAAAGGTGCAACGTATTACGGAATAGCTATGGGCTTAGTTCGGATTACGAAGGCGATTTTTAATAATGAAAACTGTATATTAACCGTCTCAGCGTTACTTGAAGGGCAATACGATGAAGATGATTTATATATCGGTGTACCTGCGATCCTTAATCGGGAAGGGATTC